The Plectropomus leopardus isolate mb chromosome 2, YSFRI_Pleo_2.0, whole genome shotgun sequence genome has a window encoding:
- the wdr77 gene encoding methylosome protein 50: MKSAVDTSMIKENRWNIPPNAPACMEKHLCSAQYRADGTLLLGASSLTGRSWQGSVWIYSDPEQAPNEGLCKAGVQTETGVTDVKWVSEKAVVVASDSGALELWELAEDERLLVNRFTKHEHDHIVTTVSPVSGASGAVTGSMDCRIKVWDLSQETAVTTYLAHTQQINCVACSPTDESIFISCGQDGRVLMWDRRKPNKPASRIDVDSPGCSPTTVAWHPHHRSTIAFGDELGRVTVKDFLGTEPARVENVHSRRVNGLAFSTHNAPLLASISDDCSLAVMNSDLREILRDRRHQDFIKGVCWLHGGSNTLTTVGWDHLVLHHTVGSTAEAPNSSS; the protein is encoded by the exons ATGAAAAGTGCAGTGGATACAAGCATGATCAAGGAAAACCGGTGGAACATCCCCCCCAATGCCCCTGCATGCATGGAGAAGCATCTGTGCTCGGCGCAATACAGAGCAG ATGGTACCCTGCTGCTCGGTGCCTCCAGCCTCACTGGCAGGAGCTGGCAGGGATCTGTTTGGATCTACAGTGACCCTGAGCAGGCCCCCAATGAGGGACTCTGCAAAGCAGGCGTGCAGACTGAGACTGGAGTCACAGATGTCAAATGGGTATCAGAAAaggctgttgttgttgcatCAGATTCAG GTGCTTTGGAGCTCTGGGAACTGGCAGAGGACGAGCGTCTGCTGGTGAATCGCTTTACCAAACACGAGCATGACCACATTGTCACCACAGTGAGCCCGGTTTCTGGAGCAAGCGGTGCTGTCACCGGCAGCATGGACTGTCG AATTAAAGTCTGGGATCTCAGTCAGGAGACGGCTGTCACTACCTACCTGG CTCACACACAGCAAATCAACTGTGTTGCCTGCAGTCCTACAGATGAGTCGATCTTCATCTCCTGTGGTCAA GATGGCCGTGTGCTGATGTGGGACAGGAGAAAGCCAAACAAACCAGCCTCAAGAATAG ATGTAGATTCCCCTGGTTGCTCCCCTACCACTGTAGCCTGGCACCCCCACCACAGAAGCACCATTGCTTTTG gTGATGAGCTGGGCAGAGTGACCGTGAAGGATTTCCTGGGAACAGAGCCTGCCCGAGTGGAGAACGTCCACAGCCGCAGAGTTAATGGGCTTGCCTTTTCGACGCACAA TGCCCCCTTGCTTGCCTCCATAAGCGACGATTGTTCCCTCGCTGTTATGAACTCTGATCTGCGAGAAAT ACTGAGAGATCGGCGGCACCAGGACTTTATCAAAGGCGTGTGCTGGCTCCACGGCGGCTCCAACACTCTCACAACTGTAGGCTGGGATCACCTTGTGCTTCACCACACGGTGGGTTCGACTGCTGAAGCTCCAAACTCCTCCTCTTAG
- the LOC121956282 gene encoding pollen-specific leucine-rich repeat extensin-like protein 1 isoform X2, producing the protein MACVRRGTPNSTWAGQLRLLRQIKSSTESFQGFAVPTPKVPLLPPVNGPKINGSLGGDHLSNGSVISVPDLVEGEIFVPPPPSMAPPPPPGTFVPPPPDFMGDLNTLNYASFQSPSMPAPIPNSLATYADGEDLSFMKPPPMAPPKPPSTCSSGSVSSVPISSPASAKVPEHPTFAPPQLPSERQHKSHKKPPPKPIRLSSIPNLDSPPQTPAPPPPVQTPTLSTFNPQNTAKLYNISNTSILSGYEEHDTKPRQRLLLEDSASVNSSPVQVDGKTPEVATLSKPVRKDQQELNENSQTTQPSQSFLPEPNKEAKTRIISAKPETDKPLQTSHQMSPQLPKLNGTGLNSEPIKDKLEASPGLSGRFSPLIDRKLRNLRGSETNGARDGPAASPLALLMAAKERDKHRSHHSLSRENSGKKNEQPSGSIHPSDSSPNSFIVTPRSSSSSSLTSLERVQESLKSLSPVAHKKAIQTPEKPSSPALVKDQTPSSSSALSRMAASSSATNLVEKKLNAAKSPSNSQPTQLEDLSMPLLPPPPEFDDIEEFMEPPPSVPPPDPPMKKAPTPTVISLPPSQVPPPPPSQVPPPPPSQVPPPPPSHVPTPPPSQIPTPPPKPKPPAAPKLPPPDIDAKPKLPPQTKPKAVPAQLPPNLSPSQVTLLSILQKKMMEMDHKMTPVKEAESSSDDWGTPLSEDNEVPVVPKVTPSSKNYPAVNKAATMNMQELEGKVVRKYQDTSSLKTPSSNGGQSKHKYGMTFTVRPGTKHPITPYRREDP; encoded by the exons tcCTCAACTGAGAGTTTTCAAGGGTTTGCCGTCCCAACACCCAAagtccccctcctcccccctgtCAACGGTCCAAAGATCAACGGGTCAC TTGGTGGAGATCACTTGTCCAATGGATCTGTTATATCTGTTCCTGACCTTGTGGAGGGGGAAATATTTGTTCCTCCTCCACCCTCGATGGCACCTCCACCCCCTCCAGGCACTTTTGTCCCTCCTCCGCCAGACTTCATGGGTGACCTGAACACCCTAAATTATGCATCGTTTCAGTCTCCTTCCATGCCTGCTCCAATACCAAACTCACTGGCAACATATGCAGATGGGGAAGACTTATCCTTCATGAAACCACCACCAATGGCTCCACCAAAGCCTCCATCTACTTGCTCTAGCGGCTCTGTATCATCTGTACCCATTTCTAGTCCAGCGTCTGCCAAAGTGCCTGAGCATCCAACATTTGCCCCTCCACAACTGCCTTCTGAAAGGCAACACAAGAGTCATAAGAAACCACCTCCCAAACCAATAAGACTGTCCTCTATACCCAACCTTGACTCCCCACCACAGACTCCCGCCCCGCCTCCCCCTGTGCAGACACCTACATTGTCCACTTTCAATccccaaaacacagcaaagctTTACAATATCTCTAATACCTCAATTCTCAGTGGGTACGAGGAGCATGACACAAAACCAAGGCAGAGATTACTCCTAGAAGATTCTGCGTCCGTCAACTCTTCCCCAGTCCAGGTGGACGGTAAAACCCCTGAAGTGGCTACACTGTCTAAACCAGTTCGTAAAGATCAACAGGAGCTGAATGAAAACTCACAAACTACCCAACCCTCTCAATCATTCCTGCCTGAGCCAAACAAGGAGGCTAAAACAAGGATAATTTCAGCAAAGCCAGAAACAGACAAACCTCTCCAGACTTCACATCAAATGTCGCCACAGCTTCCAAAACTGAATGGTACTGGGCTGAATTCAGAGCCCATCAAGGACAAACTTGAAGCATCTCCAGGTCTAAGTGGCAGATTCAGTCCGTTGATAGATCGGAAATTACGCAACCTGAGGGGCAGTGAAACCAATGGGGCACGAGATGGACCTGCAGCTTCCCCACTGGCTCTTTTAATGGCGGCTAAAGAAAGAGACAAGCATAGATCACATCACTCTCTGTCACGGGAAAACAGCGGCAAGAAAAATGAGCAGCCCAGTGGAAGCATTCACCCGAGTGACTCCAGTCCCAATTCCTTTATTGTCACCCCAAGgtccagctcctcctcttctctgacATCTCTAGAAAGAGTGCAGGAGAGTCTAAAGTCTCTCAGTCCCGTGGCACATAAGAAAGCAATTCAGACACCAGAAAAACCCAGCAGCCCTGCCCTGGTCAAGGATCAGACACCCTCTAGCAGTTCAGCTCTTAGTAGGATGGCTGCATCCTCAAGTGCAACCAACCTGGTTGAGAAGAAACTAAATGCAGCAAAAAGCCCCTCAAATTCTCAACCCACACAGCTAGAGGATTTAAGTATGCCATTACTTCCTCCGCCACCAGAGTTTGATGATATTGAAGAGTTTATGGAGCCCCCTCCTTCCGTCCCTCCACCGGACCCTCCAATGAAAAAGGCACCAACACCAACTGtgatctctctccctccatctcaagttccacctcctcctccgtctcaagtcccccctcctcctccgaGTCAAGTACCACCCCCTCCTCCATCTCATGTGCCAACGCCTCCTCCATCTCAAATCCCAACTCCTCCTCCAAAACCCAAACCTCCAGCGGCTCCAAAACTCCCACCTCCTGACATCGATGCCAAACCAAAGCTGCCACCTCAGACAAAACCCAAGGCAGTCCCTGCTCAACTACCACCCAATCTGTCACCCAGCCAGGTCACACTCCTGAGCATCTTACAAAAGAAGATGATGGAAATGGACCACAAAATGACCCCAGTGAAGGAAGCAGAGTCCAGCTCTGATGACTGGGGCACCCCCTTGTCTGAGGACAATGAGGTCCCCGTTGTCCCCAAAGTCACACCGTCGAGCAAGAATTACCCCGCAGTCAACAAAGCAGCCACCATGAACATGCAGGAGCTGGAGGGTAAAGTGGTCAGAAAATATCAGGATACCTCCTCTTTGAAAACTCCAAGCAG CAACGGAGGGCAGTCAAAACATAAGTATGGTATGACCTTTACAGTTCGACCTGGAACCAAGCATCCTATTACTCCGTACCGAAGAGAGGATCCTTAA
- the LOC121956282 gene encoding uncharacterized protein C6orf132 homolog isoform X1, whose amino-acid sequence MKKGALKYLGRKNHSLFDTNIKIKDMDNVELKLESSAIPESGTASVRARPTVKHHASSTESFQGFAVPTPKVPLLPPVNGPKINGSLGGDHLSNGSVISVPDLVEGEIFVPPPPSMAPPPPPGTFVPPPPDFMGDLNTLNYASFQSPSMPAPIPNSLATYADGEDLSFMKPPPMAPPKPPSTCSSGSVSSVPISSPASAKVPEHPTFAPPQLPSERQHKSHKKPPPKPIRLSSIPNLDSPPQTPAPPPPVQTPTLSTFNPQNTAKLYNISNTSILSGYEEHDTKPRQRLLLEDSASVNSSPVQVDGKTPEVATLSKPVRKDQQELNENSQTTQPSQSFLPEPNKEAKTRIISAKPETDKPLQTSHQMSPQLPKLNGTGLNSEPIKDKLEASPGLSGRFSPLIDRKLRNLRGSETNGARDGPAASPLALLMAAKERDKHRSHHSLSRENSGKKNEQPSGSIHPSDSSPNSFIVTPRSSSSSSLTSLERVQESLKSLSPVAHKKAIQTPEKPSSPALVKDQTPSSSSALSRMAASSSATNLVEKKLNAAKSPSNSQPTQLEDLSMPLLPPPPEFDDIEEFMEPPPSVPPPDPPMKKAPTPTVISLPPSQVPPPPPSQVPPPPPSQVPPPPPSHVPTPPPSQIPTPPPKPKPPAAPKLPPPDIDAKPKLPPQTKPKAVPAQLPPNLSPSQVTLLSILQKKMMEMDHKMTPVKEAESSSDDWGTPLSEDNEVPVVPKVTPSSKNYPAVNKAATMNMQELEGKVVRKYQDTSSLKTPSSNGGQSKHKYGMTFTVRPGTKHPITPYRREDP is encoded by the exons tcCTCAACTGAGAGTTTTCAAGGGTTTGCCGTCCCAACACCCAAagtccccctcctcccccctgtCAACGGTCCAAAGATCAACGGGTCAC TTGGTGGAGATCACTTGTCCAATGGATCTGTTATATCTGTTCCTGACCTTGTGGAGGGGGAAATATTTGTTCCTCCTCCACCCTCGATGGCACCTCCACCCCCTCCAGGCACTTTTGTCCCTCCTCCGCCAGACTTCATGGGTGACCTGAACACCCTAAATTATGCATCGTTTCAGTCTCCTTCCATGCCTGCTCCAATACCAAACTCACTGGCAACATATGCAGATGGGGAAGACTTATCCTTCATGAAACCACCACCAATGGCTCCACCAAAGCCTCCATCTACTTGCTCTAGCGGCTCTGTATCATCTGTACCCATTTCTAGTCCAGCGTCTGCCAAAGTGCCTGAGCATCCAACATTTGCCCCTCCACAACTGCCTTCTGAAAGGCAACACAAGAGTCATAAGAAACCACCTCCCAAACCAATAAGACTGTCCTCTATACCCAACCTTGACTCCCCACCACAGACTCCCGCCCCGCCTCCCCCTGTGCAGACACCTACATTGTCCACTTTCAATccccaaaacacagcaaagctTTACAATATCTCTAATACCTCAATTCTCAGTGGGTACGAGGAGCATGACACAAAACCAAGGCAGAGATTACTCCTAGAAGATTCTGCGTCCGTCAACTCTTCCCCAGTCCAGGTGGACGGTAAAACCCCTGAAGTGGCTACACTGTCTAAACCAGTTCGTAAAGATCAACAGGAGCTGAATGAAAACTCACAAACTACCCAACCCTCTCAATCATTCCTGCCTGAGCCAAACAAGGAGGCTAAAACAAGGATAATTTCAGCAAAGCCAGAAACAGACAAACCTCTCCAGACTTCACATCAAATGTCGCCACAGCTTCCAAAACTGAATGGTACTGGGCTGAATTCAGAGCCCATCAAGGACAAACTTGAAGCATCTCCAGGTCTAAGTGGCAGATTCAGTCCGTTGATAGATCGGAAATTACGCAACCTGAGGGGCAGTGAAACCAATGGGGCACGAGATGGACCTGCAGCTTCCCCACTGGCTCTTTTAATGGCGGCTAAAGAAAGAGACAAGCATAGATCACATCACTCTCTGTCACGGGAAAACAGCGGCAAGAAAAATGAGCAGCCCAGTGGAAGCATTCACCCGAGTGACTCCAGTCCCAATTCCTTTATTGTCACCCCAAGgtccagctcctcctcttctctgacATCTCTAGAAAGAGTGCAGGAGAGTCTAAAGTCTCTCAGTCCCGTGGCACATAAGAAAGCAATTCAGACACCAGAAAAACCCAGCAGCCCTGCCCTGGTCAAGGATCAGACACCCTCTAGCAGTTCAGCTCTTAGTAGGATGGCTGCATCCTCAAGTGCAACCAACCTGGTTGAGAAGAAACTAAATGCAGCAAAAAGCCCCTCAAATTCTCAACCCACACAGCTAGAGGATTTAAGTATGCCATTACTTCCTCCGCCACCAGAGTTTGATGATATTGAAGAGTTTATGGAGCCCCCTCCTTCCGTCCCTCCACCGGACCCTCCAATGAAAAAGGCACCAACACCAACTGtgatctctctccctccatctcaagttccacctcctcctccgtctcaagtcccccctcctcctccgaGTCAAGTACCACCCCCTCCTCCATCTCATGTGCCAACGCCTCCTCCATCTCAAATCCCAACTCCTCCTCCAAAACCCAAACCTCCAGCGGCTCCAAAACTCCCACCTCCTGACATCGATGCCAAACCAAAGCTGCCACCTCAGACAAAACCCAAGGCAGTCCCTGCTCAACTACCACCCAATCTGTCACCCAGCCAGGTCACACTCCTGAGCATCTTACAAAAGAAGATGATGGAAATGGACCACAAAATGACCCCAGTGAAGGAAGCAGAGTCCAGCTCTGATGACTGGGGCACCCCCTTGTCTGAGGACAATGAGGTCCCCGTTGTCCCCAAAGTCACACCGTCGAGCAAGAATTACCCCGCAGTCAACAAAGCAGCCACCATGAACATGCAGGAGCTGGAGGGTAAAGTGGTCAGAAAATATCAGGATACCTCCTCTTTGAAAACTCCAAGCAG CAACGGAGGGCAGTCAAAACATAAGTATGGTATGACCTTTACAGTTCGACCTGGAACCAAGCATCCTATTACTCCGTACCGAAGAGAGGATCCTTAA